Proteins encoded together in one Lutra lutra chromosome 4, mLutLut1.2, whole genome shotgun sequence window:
- the MMACHC gene encoding cyanocobalamin reductase / alkylcobalamin dealkylase isoform X1 encodes MEPQVAELKQKIEDTLCPFGFEVYPFQVAWYNALLPPTFHLTLPGPTLAFLVLSTPAMFDRALKPFLQSCHLQRLTDPVDQCVAYHLGRVRENLPELQIEVIADYEVHPNRRPKILAQTAAHVAGAAYYYQRKDVEADPWGDQHISGVCIHPRYGGWFAIRGVVLLPGIEVPDLQPTKPLDCVPKRADRITLLEGFNFHWRDWTYRDAVTPQERYSEEQKAYFSTPPAQRLAFLGLAQPSKDPSSRPAELPFTVHRPKNPQNPSRVRGWLSPHVSPPASPGPSLP; translated from the exons ATGGAGCCGCAGGTCGCAGAACTGAAGCAGAAGATTGAGGACACGTTGTGCCCTTTTGGCTTCGAGGTTTACCCCTTTCAG GTGGCATGGTATAATGCACTCCTGCCTCCAACCTTCCACCTAACCCTGCCAGGACCTACCCTGGCCTTCCTAGTACTCAGCACACCTGCCATGTTTGATCGGGCCCTCAAACCGTTCCTGCAGAGCTGCCACCTCCAACGACTGACTGACCCTGTGGACCAATGTGTGGCCTACCACTTGGGCCGAGTTAGAGAG AACCTCCCAGAATTGCAAATCGAAGTCATCGCTGACTATGAAGTACACCCCAATCGGCGCCCCAAGATTCTGGCCCAGACTGCAGCCCATGTGGCAGGGGCTGCTTACTACTACCAACGAAAGGATGTGGAGGCTGACCCCTGGGGGGACCAG CACATATCGGGTGTGTGCATACACCCCCGATATGGGGGCTGGTTTGCCATCAGAGGAGTGGTGCTCCTGCCAGGAATAGAGGTGCCAGATCTGCAACCCACAAAGCCCCTGGACTGTGTACCTAAAAGAGCTGACCGAATCACCTTGCTTGAAGGGTTTAATTTCCACTGGCGTGACTGGACATACCGGGATGCTGTGACACCACAGGAGCGCTACTCAGAAGAGCAGAAGGCTTACTTTTCCACTCCACCTGCCCAACGTTTAGCCTTCTTGGGCTTGGCCCAGCCCTCAAAGGATCCTAGCTCTAGGCCTGCTGAACTACCTTTTACAGTACACAGACCCAAAAACCCCCAGAATCCCAGCAGAGTCCGCGGCTGGCTCAGCCCCCATGTCTCACCACCAGCATCCCctggcccttccctcccctga
- the MMACHC gene encoding cyanocobalamin reductase / alkylcobalamin dealkylase isoform X2: MEPQVAELKQKIEDTLCPFGFEVYPFQVAWYNALLPPTFHLTLPGPTLAFLVLSTPAMFDRALKPFLQSCHLQRLTDPVDQCVAYHLGRVREHISGVCIHPRYGGWFAIRGVVLLPGIEVPDLQPTKPLDCVPKRADRITLLEGFNFHWRDWTYRDAVTPQERYSEEQKAYFSTPPAQRLAFLGLAQPSKDPSSRPAELPFTVHRPKNPQNPSRVRGWLSPHVSPPASPGPSLP; the protein is encoded by the exons ATGGAGCCGCAGGTCGCAGAACTGAAGCAGAAGATTGAGGACACGTTGTGCCCTTTTGGCTTCGAGGTTTACCCCTTTCAG GTGGCATGGTATAATGCACTCCTGCCTCCAACCTTCCACCTAACCCTGCCAGGACCTACCCTGGCCTTCCTAGTACTCAGCACACCTGCCATGTTTGATCGGGCCCTCAAACCGTTCCTGCAGAGCTGCCACCTCCAACGACTGACTGACCCTGTGGACCAATGTGTGGCCTACCACTTGGGCCGAGTTAGAGAG CACATATCGGGTGTGTGCATACACCCCCGATATGGGGGCTGGTTTGCCATCAGAGGAGTGGTGCTCCTGCCAGGAATAGAGGTGCCAGATCTGCAACCCACAAAGCCCCTGGACTGTGTACCTAAAAGAGCTGACCGAATCACCTTGCTTGAAGGGTTTAATTTCCACTGGCGTGACTGGACATACCGGGATGCTGTGACACCACAGGAGCGCTACTCAGAAGAGCAGAAGGCTTACTTTTCCACTCCACCTGCCCAACGTTTAGCCTTCTTGGGCTTGGCCCAGCCCTCAAAGGATCCTAGCTCTAGGCCTGCTGAACTACCTTTTACAGTACACAGACCCAAAAACCCCCAGAATCCCAGCAGAGTCCGCGGCTGGCTCAGCCCCCATGTCTCACCACCAGCATCCCctggcccttccctcccctga